A stretch of the Symmachiella macrocystis genome encodes the following:
- a CDS encoding S9 family peptidase — MQVKRIGLLLAVLVGIVAPYSVASGQESQTTANNGNVVLEDIPPVPPEIVTDLNRYQNIRSAYLRAWSRDGKSLFITTRFGEVSQIHRVDQPAGARTQITFFQEPIGGVSRQPGGELLNFTMDAGGNEAAQIFLLSPDSGDYRMISDGKSRHRYVLWTPDGTAVAYQSTRRNGRTNDVWLTTLADEKSEMLWEAPDNTAWIPADFTQDGRQLLIQQYVSVTDSRVHLLDRETGKQRLLVGSAEHPSRNLVEFANSFDADGQGIFFITDRASDFAQLAYLNLEDLSVEIITGDIPWDVEQFALSQDRTRGAFTINAGGISQLYLFNPADKTYTPVESIPQGIFNSIAFSPDNAQLALTISSPTSPSDVYVLALDEKPLEHGELVRWTFSEVGGLDTKQFIEPKLITYPTFDKVDGRQREIPAFYYRPRGEGPFPVVIVIHGGPESQFRPRFSGTFQLWADKLGIAVVAPNVRGSDGYGKEYLRLDNGKLREDSVKDIGALLDWIGTRPDMDKERVAVFGGSYGGYMVLASVVHYSERLKAAIDIVGISNFVTFLKNTKDYRRDLRRVEYGDERDPDMRAFLESISPTNHVDKMTTPLLVIQGQNDPRVPVTEAEQIVKRLREQGTKVWYMNALNEGHGYRKKENVDLYQQVVVMFLKKHLLGK, encoded by the coding sequence ATGCAAGTCAAAAGAATCGGTCTGTTGTTGGCAGTCCTTGTGGGAATCGTTGCTCCCTACTCGGTGGCAAGTGGCCAAGAATCCCAAACGACCGCCAATAACGGCAACGTCGTGCTCGAGGATATTCCGCCGGTCCCGCCTGAAATCGTGACGGATTTGAACCGATATCAAAACATCCGTTCCGCCTATTTGCGCGCCTGGTCCCGTGACGGCAAAAGCCTATTCATCACGACCCGTTTCGGCGAAGTCTCGCAAATCCATCGGGTCGACCAACCGGCCGGCGCCCGGACGCAGATTACTTTTTTCCAAGAACCAATTGGTGGCGTGAGCCGTCAGCCGGGCGGTGAATTGCTCAATTTTACGATGGACGCCGGCGGCAACGAAGCGGCACAAATCTTCCTGCTGAGTCCCGATTCGGGCGATTACCGCATGATCAGCGACGGCAAGTCGCGGCATCGGTATGTCCTCTGGACGCCCGATGGAACGGCCGTCGCCTATCAAAGCACACGCCGCAACGGCCGCACCAACGATGTGTGGCTGACCACTCTGGCCGACGAAAAAAGCGAGATGCTGTGGGAAGCTCCTGATAACACTGCCTGGATCCCCGCTGACTTCACCCAAGATGGCCGGCAGTTGTTGATTCAACAGTATGTCAGCGTGACCGACTCGCGCGTGCATCTGTTAGATCGTGAAACAGGCAAGCAACGATTGCTGGTTGGATCGGCCGAACACCCGTCGCGGAATCTCGTCGAGTTTGCCAACAGTTTTGACGCCGACGGGCAGGGGATCTTTTTCATCACCGATCGCGCCTCCGACTTCGCACAATTGGCTTACCTGAATCTTGAGGATCTCTCGGTCGAGATCATTACCGGCGATATCCCTTGGGACGTCGAACAATTCGCCCTCAGCCAAGACCGCACGCGTGGTGCCTTTACGATCAATGCCGGCGGGATCAGTCAGTTGTACTTGTTTAATCCGGCCGACAAAACCTATACGCCCGTTGAGTCGATCCCACAAGGCATCTTCAATTCCATTGCCTTCAGTCCCGACAATGCTCAATTAGCGTTGACCATCAGTTCGCCCACTTCACCCAGTGATGTCTACGTGCTGGCGCTCGACGAAAAACCGCTCGAACATGGTGAATTGGTGCGGTGGACGTTCAGTGAAGTGGGTGGATTGGATACAAAGCAGTTCATCGAACCAAAATTAATTACCTATCCCACCTTCGACAAAGTCGACGGTCGGCAGCGCGAAATCCCGGCGTTTTATTATCGTCCTCGCGGCGAGGGGCCTTTTCCTGTCGTGATCGTGATCCACGGCGGACCGGAATCGCAGTTTCGGCCGCGGTTTTCCGGTACATTTCAACTCTGGGCAGACAAGCTGGGGATCGCCGTCGTTGCTCCCAATGTCCGCGGCTCGGATGGATACGGCAAAGAGTATCTGCGGTTGGATAACGGCAAACTCCGCGAAGACTCGGTCAAAGATATCGGCGCGCTGCTCGATTGGATCGGCACGCGTCCCGACATGGATAAAGAGCGGGTGGCCGTGTTCGGCGGCAGTTATGGCGGATACATGGTGCTCGCCAGCGTGGTGCATTACAGCGAGCGACTGAAAGCGGCTATCGACATCGTGGGCATTAGCAACTTCGTGACGTTTTTGAAAAACACCAAGGACTATCGTCGCGACCTGCGCCGCGTGGAATATGGCGACGAACGCGATCCCGACATGCGGGCCTTTCTGGAGAGTATCTCGCCGACAAACCACGTCGACAAAATGACAACGCCGTTACTCGTCATCCAAGGCCAAAACGATCCCCGTGTGCCGGTCACCGAAGCCGAACAAATCGTCAAACGCCTCAGAGAGCAGGGGACCAAAGTCTGGTACATGAACGCCCTCAACGAAGGGCACGGTTACCGCAAAAAAGAGAACGTCGACCTGTACCAACAGGTCGTCGTGATGTTCCTCAAAAAACACCTACTCGGCAAATAA
- a CDS encoding sulfotransferase family protein, with translation MNDVDTDTMSDKVVVQHGNLCPVILVGHGSSGTSIFSRLLRNHLRVSFGTESQFVVDYYRRLNRYGDLSDDANLRKLITDISGERWFQRCHKKFGFTFDPQAAFSAVKERTYRGVLDAIFLQLAQYNHMALRWGDKTPGYATDLPVIGEICPDAKYIHLARDGRDVALSVMGRFWGAQNIYTAAQEWIEAVDAIDEFLQTLPSEQKLEITYEQLLSNPVPTFDAVIEFLEIEPREALLKELEPLLNEQLDAGNFDKWRKKMTPAQRRQFEQFAQPQLQRYGYETEFEPTDYHPSALAKMYWRCENKALQYRYPDYWKDNVYKARKLISDRLRALRG, from the coding sequence GTGAACGATGTTGACACTGATACGATGAGCGACAAAGTTGTAGTCCAACATGGCAATCTGTGTCCGGTGATCCTGGTGGGCCACGGGAGTTCCGGGACGTCGATCTTTTCGAGGCTACTGCGGAATCACCTCCGTGTTAGCTTCGGGACGGAAAGTCAGTTCGTCGTCGACTATTACCGTAGGTTGAACCGTTACGGCGACTTAAGCGACGACGCGAATCTTCGCAAGCTGATCACGGACATCAGCGGCGAACGCTGGTTTCAACGTTGCCACAAGAAATTCGGTTTTACGTTCGATCCACAGGCGGCGTTTTCCGCCGTCAAGGAGCGGACGTATCGCGGGGTGTTGGATGCGATCTTTTTGCAGCTCGCTCAGTACAACCACATGGCTCTTCGCTGGGGGGATAAGACTCCCGGATATGCGACCGACTTGCCGGTCATTGGTGAGATCTGTCCCGATGCCAAGTACATTCATCTCGCCCGCGATGGTCGTGATGTGGCGCTGTCGGTGATGGGACGTTTTTGGGGCGCGCAGAATATCTATACGGCGGCTCAAGAATGGATCGAAGCGGTCGATGCGATCGACGAATTTCTGCAAACGTTGCCGTCTGAACAAAAACTGGAGATCACCTACGAACAGTTGCTCTCCAATCCGGTTCCGACTTTCGATGCGGTCATCGAGTTCTTAGAGATCGAACCGCGCGAGGCTTTGCTCAAAGAGTTGGAGCCGCTGCTGAACGAACAACTCGATGCGGGCAATTTCGACAAATGGCGCAAAAAGATGACCCCCGCCCAGCGCCGCCAGTTCGAGCAATTCGCGCAGCCGCAACTGCAGCGGTACGGGTATGAAACCGAATTCGAACCGACCGACTATCACCCGTCGGCACTGGCCAAAATGTACTGGCGCTGCGAAAATAAAGCTCTGCAGTACCGGTATCCCGACTACTGGAAAGACAACGTGTACAAGGCGCGCAAGCTGATCAGTGATCGTTTGCGTGCGCTACGCGGGTGA
- a CDS encoding efflux RND transporter permease subunit, whose translation MQFLEALLRNPVKVAVGVLLVSLFGIIAMVTMPKQLTPEVETPVLRIETRWPGASPQEIEREIVQEQEEQLKSVEGLIKMSSECMDSEGRITLEFIIGMDIDEAMLKVNTRLQQVREYPIDALEPMISTRNVSDRAIARFVLTARPPTKEQIATFAEAHPDLKEALQPVVRAANPGLAVFRLNNLYEQIGEEHPELKEVLPAEIDLQKLRRFAENVIESRMERVPGVADVYVYGGMEEELQVIVDPARLAARQLTIGDVRRVLQTQNQDSSGGDLWEGKRRWVVRTLGQFRSPEQVGNQLLAVRGGTPVYIRDVADVAVGYKKPTSISRRYGISSNGLGVQRQTGANVLEVMKGLREATEELNAGVLSHRKLELYQYYDETTYINAAISRVQQNIFIGGALTMIVLMLFLHRGLRTMLLMPVIVATAMAAAFISPWYSLLCLALIVGAGFWYARGALIVGLAIPISIVGTFLLLGIAGRSLNVISLAGMSFAVGMLVDNAVVVLENIHRRFQLGESAMTAAARGTQEVWGAVVASTLTTIAVFLPVVFVEEMSGQLFRDIALAISFAVGLSLIVSVTVIPTAASRLFRVGGEKRHKQDSTNNNQNGNRRKAQRAKARAAASSVRKVSGILGKFGVLFIEMVVGINRWIQHSKIRSVAVVLLLLGVSIALSYQFWPKVEYLPGGNRNFVFMFISPPPGYNMDQLLEMGTQIEDELRPYWDLDEDGMNDKNSEYPGINYYFYVVRGRRVFMGARSADPKRVHELIPLLKEVGSKFPGTIGVAKQSSLFERGITGGRTIDVEITGPDLKELVAMGQKVLGQVKQIMPEAQALPRPSLDLSSPEIHLEPRLVEAAEMGVTAQELGYTVNSLVDGAYAGDYFVGGEKIDVTIMGSNSTEAHTHDLASLPIATPTGHLVPLGALADITLQSGPEQINRRERLRAITIQVSPPPEIPLEEARERIEQEIVNPILSDIAVDGEYMINISGTADKLEETWEALKWNLALALAITYLLMAALFESWLYPFVIILTVPLGAVGGLLGLRFLNVFILQPLDVLTMLGFIILIGTVVNNAILIVHQSLHHMRVEGMSPKEAIPESVRNRIRPIFITTMTTVLGLLPLVLFPGEGSELYRGLGSVVLGGLLVSTIFTLILVPTVFTLTLGMKQYIVDFPNRRKRVLAAPGVAIDSDSNRDLEKIAEQPEPEPAVEADV comes from the coding sequence ATGCAATTTCTCGAAGCACTTTTACGAAATCCGGTCAAAGTTGCCGTGGGTGTGCTGTTAGTTTCGCTGTTTGGCATCATTGCGATGGTCACGATGCCCAAGCAGTTGACGCCGGAAGTTGAAACCCCCGTGCTGCGGATCGAAACCCGATGGCCCGGCGCTTCTCCGCAAGAGATCGAACGCGAGATTGTGCAGGAACAGGAGGAGCAGCTCAAGTCGGTCGAGGGGCTGATCAAGATGTCCTCCGAGTGCATGGATTCCGAGGGGCGGATTACGCTGGAATTCATTATCGGGATGGACATCGATGAAGCGATGCTCAAGGTCAACACGCGTTTGCAACAGGTGCGCGAGTATCCCATCGATGCGTTGGAGCCGATGATCAGCACGCGGAACGTTTCAGACCGCGCGATCGCCCGATTTGTGCTCACGGCACGGCCACCGACTAAGGAACAGATCGCCACATTCGCGGAGGCCCATCCTGATTTGAAAGAGGCCCTGCAACCGGTGGTCCGCGCTGCGAACCCGGGATTGGCCGTCTTTCGATTGAATAATTTGTATGAGCAGATCGGTGAAGAACATCCCGAACTCAAAGAGGTGCTGCCGGCCGAGATTGATTTGCAGAAGTTGCGCCGCTTTGCCGAAAATGTGATCGAGTCCCGGATGGAGCGCGTTCCCGGTGTCGCTGACGTCTATGTATATGGCGGAATGGAAGAGGAATTACAAGTAATCGTTGATCCCGCACGGTTAGCGGCGCGGCAGCTAACGATTGGTGACGTGCGCCGGGTATTGCAAACGCAAAACCAAGATTCGTCGGGCGGCGATCTGTGGGAGGGCAAGCGCCGCTGGGTGGTGCGCACGCTCGGGCAGTTTCGCAGCCCTGAGCAGGTGGGCAATCAATTGCTGGCCGTACGCGGCGGCACGCCGGTTTATATTCGCGACGTGGCCGACGTGGCTGTCGGCTACAAGAAACCGACCAGTATTTCGCGGCGATACGGCATTTCTAGTAACGGCTTAGGGGTCCAGCGCCAAACCGGGGCCAATGTTTTGGAGGTCATGAAAGGACTTCGTGAAGCGACTGAAGAATTGAATGCGGGCGTGCTCAGTCACCGCAAGTTGGAGTTGTATCAATATTACGACGAAACGACCTATATCAACGCAGCCATCAGTCGCGTTCAGCAAAACATTTTCATCGGTGGTGCGCTGACGATGATCGTGTTGATGCTGTTCTTGCATCGCGGCTTACGGACCATGTTGTTAATGCCGGTGATCGTGGCAACCGCTATGGCCGCCGCCTTCATTTCCCCCTGGTATTCGCTACTGTGCTTGGCCCTGATCGTTGGCGCGGGATTTTGGTATGCCCGCGGCGCGCTGATTGTGGGCTTGGCGATTCCCATCAGTATCGTGGGCACGTTTTTACTACTGGGGATTGCAGGCCGGTCGCTCAATGTCATCAGTCTGGCCGGGATGTCCTTTGCCGTGGGGATGTTGGTCGATAATGCTGTCGTGGTATTGGAAAACATTCACCGCCGCTTCCAACTCGGTGAATCGGCCATGACCGCCGCCGCTCGCGGGACGCAAGAGGTTTGGGGTGCCGTCGTCGCTTCGACATTGACCACGATCGCTGTCTTCCTGCCGGTCGTGTTTGTCGAAGAAATGTCCGGACAACTGTTCCGCGACATCGCTTTGGCAATCAGTTTCGCTGTGGGGTTATCATTAATCGTTTCCGTCACCGTGATTCCTACAGCGGCCTCACGATTATTCCGCGTGGGCGGAGAGAAGAGGCACAAACAGGATTCCACGAACAACAACCAAAACGGTAACCGTCGCAAAGCCCAGCGAGCAAAGGCGCGCGCCGCAGCGAGTTCGGTTCGCAAGGTTTCTGGAATCCTCGGCAAATTCGGCGTGCTGTTTATCGAGATGGTCGTGGGCATCAACCGTTGGATTCAGCATAGCAAGATTCGCTCCGTGGCTGTGGTGTTGCTGTTGTTGGGCGTATCCATCGCGTTGAGTTACCAATTTTGGCCCAAAGTCGAATATTTGCCTGGCGGAAATCGCAATTTCGTCTTCATGTTTATCTCCCCCCCGCCCGGGTACAACATGGATCAGCTGTTGGAAATGGGGACGCAGATCGAAGATGAGTTGCGACCTTACTGGGATCTTGACGAAGATGGGATGAACGACAAGAACAGCGAATATCCCGGCATCAATTACTATTTCTATGTCGTGCGGGGTCGGCGGGTGTTTATGGGGGCTCGTTCAGCGGATCCCAAGCGAGTTCACGAGTTGATTCCGCTGCTCAAAGAGGTCGGATCGAAATTCCCCGGCACCATCGGCGTCGCCAAGCAGTCTAGCTTGTTCGAGCGGGGCATCACCGGTGGACGAACGATCGATGTCGAAATCACCGGCCCCGATCTGAAAGAACTCGTGGCGATGGGGCAAAAAGTGCTGGGGCAAGTCAAACAGATCATGCCCGAGGCTCAAGCCTTGCCGCGGCCGAGTCTTGACTTATCCAGCCCGGAAATCCACCTCGAGCCGAGACTCGTGGAAGCGGCCGAAATGGGTGTCACGGCACAGGAGCTAGGCTATACGGTCAATTCCCTCGTCGACGGAGCCTATGCCGGGGACTATTTCGTCGGTGGTGAAAAAATTGACGTAACGATCATGGGGAGCAACTCGACCGAGGCGCACACTCACGATTTGGCGTCGCTACCCATCGCCACACCAACCGGGCATTTGGTCCCGTTGGGGGCGCTGGCTGATATCACCTTGCAAAGCGGCCCCGAACAGATCAATCGCCGCGAACGCCTACGTGCGATCACCATCCAGGTATCTCCGCCGCCGGAAATTCCTTTGGAGGAAGCCCGGGAACGGATCGAACAAGAAATCGTCAATCCGATCCTGAGCGACATTGCCGTCGATGGCGAATACATGATTAACATCTCCGGAACGGCCGACAAATTGGAAGAAACCTGGGAGGCGCTTAAGTGGAACCTCGCGCTGGCGCTGGCGATTACTTACCTGCTGATGGCGGCGCTCTTCGAATCCTGGTTGTATCCCTTCGTCATCATCCTGACCGTGCCGCTGGGAGCGGTCGGTGGATTATTGGGACTGCGCTTTCTCAACGTGTTCATCTTGCAACCGCTGGACGTACTGACGATGCTGGGCTTCATCATTCTGATCGGTACGGTTGTCAACAACGCAATTTTAATCGTGCATCAATCACTGCATCATATGCGCGTCGAAGGCATGTCGCCCAAAGAAGCCATTCCTGAAAGCGTGCGCAACCGGATCCGGCCAATTTTCATTACGACGATGACGACCGTGTTGGGCTTGTTGCCGCTGGTGCTGTTTCCCGGCGAAGGAAGCGAACTGTATCGAGGACTGGGAAGCGTCGTACTCGGCGGGTTGTTGGTCTCGACAATCTTCACCCTAATCCTGGTGCCGACGGTGTTCACGTTGACCTTGGGTATGAAGCAATACATCGTCGATTTTCCCAACCGGCGTAAACGCGTCTTGGCAGCACCCGGCGTTGCGATCGACTCTGATTCGAATCGAGACCTTGAAAAAATCGCCGAGCAGCCCGAACCGGAACCAGCCGTTGAAGCTGACGTATAA
- the argJ gene encoding bifunctional glutamate N-acetyltransferase/amino-acid acetyltransferase ArgJ, which produces MTDQISLPRGFRVAGVACGIKSDPGKLDLALFASETPCAAAGVFTQNLVHGAPVKVSRERVPAATARAVVINSGNANACTGDRGLADSQRMTELVAAELGCEPQGVLVCSTGVIGHFLPFEKIAAGIPQVAAQLKPDAASLVQAAQAIMTTDTFHKLATRKIMVGETEVTVTGVAKGAAMIGPNMATMLSVIMTDAVLSPETADAMLRHAVDRSFNCISVEGHTSTSDTVVLLANAAAGGAMDETAGDALQQAFDEVAAELAQAIIRDAEGADHIITIDVAGLATREDAFRIAKTVADSALVKTAVTGADPNWGRIVSAVGYAGVTLREEEITLRLNDTLLYEQGSPVSYDEAAVSQSMRDNREIHIDLICGSGESAVRYWTSDLTAEYVRLNSEYTT; this is translated from the coding sequence GTGACTGATCAAATTTCCTTGCCCCGCGGATTTCGCGTTGCCGGAGTTGCTTGCGGGATCAAGAGCGACCCTGGCAAATTGGACTTGGCGCTGTTTGCCTCCGAGACCCCGTGTGCGGCGGCGGGGGTGTTTACGCAGAATCTTGTGCATGGTGCGCCGGTGAAGGTCTCCCGCGAACGGGTACCTGCGGCGACGGCGCGTGCCGTGGTGATCAACTCGGGCAATGCCAATGCTTGCACTGGCGACCGTGGGTTGGCCGATTCGCAGCGGATGACGGAGTTGGTGGCTGCTGAACTCGGTTGTGAACCGCAAGGCGTGCTGGTTTGCTCGACGGGGGTGATCGGGCATTTTCTGCCGTTTGAAAAAATCGCCGCCGGTATTCCGCAAGTGGCGGCGCAACTTAAACCCGATGCGGCATCGCTCGTGCAAGCCGCGCAGGCGATCATGACGACCGATACGTTTCACAAACTCGCCACCCGGAAAATCATGGTGGGAGAGACCGAAGTCACCGTCACCGGTGTCGCCAAGGGAGCGGCGATGATTGGGCCGAACATGGCGACGATGTTGTCGGTGATCATGACCGATGCGGTACTGTCGCCTGAAACTGCGGATGCGATGTTACGGCACGCGGTCGATCGCAGTTTCAACTGCATCAGCGTCGAGGGGCATACCAGTACCAGTGACACGGTGGTCTTGTTAGCCAACGCCGCTGCCGGTGGTGCGATGGATGAAACAGCCGGGGACGCATTGCAACAAGCGTTCGACGAGGTCGCGGCCGAATTGGCGCAGGCGATCATTCGCGATGCGGAAGGCGCCGACCACATCATTACGATCGACGTTGCCGGTTTAGCAACGCGCGAAGATGCGTTTCGCATTGCCAAGACGGTTGCTGATAGCGCGTTGGTGAAGACGGCGGTGACCGGCGCTGATCCCAACTGGGGCCGCATCGTTTCCGCCGTCGGTTACGCCGGTGTCACCTTGCGCGAGGAAGAGATCACGCTGCGGCTCAATGACACGCTGCTCTACGAACAAGGTTCGCCCGTCTCATACGACGAAGCGGCCGTGTCGCAGTCGATGCGTGACAATCGAGAGATCCACATCGATTTAATCTGTGGCAGCGGCGAGTCCGCCGTGCGGTACTGGACGAGTGATCTCACGGCGGAGTATGTGCGGCTCAATTCGGAGTACACGACGTAG
- a CDS encoding glycerophosphodiester phosphodiesterase yields the protein MIPRFRYIASVTVLAVVSTILAPPSYSADRVQSRPLIVAHRGASHDAPENTLAAFRLAWEQGADFIEGDFYLTSDGHIVCIHDGTTKKTAGVELDVAKSTLAELRQLDVGRWKDERFAGEQIPTIEEVLSIVPEGKAILIEVKCGPEIVPQLKAALDASPLKPEQTIVIAFDDRVVAATKQQIPGIKAYWLAGFKEKKPGRGFKPSPAKVLATLKRIGADGLDTHANEEVIDAEFVKMLRDADMEFHTWTVNDPAVAARFRELGVDSITTDRPAFLREELKKLPQPVPSGNAP from the coding sequence ATGATACCTCGGTTTCGCTACATCGCTTCAGTAACGGTTCTTGCCGTGGTCTCCACGATCCTAGCACCTCCGTCCTACTCAGCAGACCGTGTGCAGTCACGGCCGCTGATCGTTGCGCATCGCGGCGCTTCACACGATGCGCCGGAAAACACGCTGGCTGCATTTCGGTTGGCATGGGAACAAGGAGCTGACTTCATCGAGGGGGATTTTTACCTCACCTCCGACGGTCACATCGTCTGCATTCACGACGGCACGACCAAAAAGACCGCGGGTGTTGAACTCGATGTCGCGAAGTCCACGCTGGCAGAATTGCGCCAACTGGATGTCGGCCGCTGGAAGGACGAGCGTTTTGCCGGTGAGCAGATTCCCACGATCGAAGAAGTCCTGTCCATCGTGCCGGAGGGCAAGGCGATTTTGATCGAGGTCAAATGTGGTCCGGAGATCGTCCCGCAGCTCAAAGCCGCGCTGGACGCTTCGCCACTCAAGCCCGAACAAACCATCGTGATCGCGTTCGACGACAGAGTGGTGGCCGCCACAAAACAGCAGATACCCGGCATCAAGGCGTATTGGCTGGCCGGTTTTAAGGAAAAGAAGCCGGGTCGAGGGTTCAAGCCGTCTCCCGCGAAGGTCCTGGCAACGCTCAAGCGGATTGGCGCTGACGGATTGGACACGCATGCCAATGAAGAGGTCATTGATGCCGAGTTTGTGAAAATGCTCCGCGACGCCGACATGGAGTTTCACACCTGGACTGTGAACGATCCGGCCGTCGCTGCGCGATTTCGCGAGCTGGGGGTCGATTCGATCACCACGGATCGCCCGGCGTTCTTGCGCGAGGAGTTGAAGAAGCTCCCACAGCCGGTTCCTTCGGGAAATGCGCCTTAA
- a CDS encoding 3-keto-disaccharide hydrolase: protein MVRSVLWVSAFLIVFPATSMAADKFPTMTDLSQVDADFAFQGEYTGTITTGPSQWESVGLQVVALSDGQFSATLFSGGLPGAGWDRREHPKYTGGLEGNQVVFSSYPTRIAVNGSQAVISDDRYPSFEQGQLTKTYRSSPTMGAPAPYNATVLFDGTNTDRFEGGRMTDDGLLIEGTQLKDRYKNFKLHAEFRLPYMPAARDQARANSGLYLQSRYEVQILDSFGLDPVYNNCGALYKQRPADLSMCLPPLTWQTYDIDFAAPKFDAHGKKIQNARITVRLNGVPVHNDVEILAKTGAGKPEGPEPLPIKIQDHSNPVRFRNIWVVDYGNNSPPRTQPSEKWYLDACDCWVTICE, encoded by the coding sequence GTGGTGCGATCTGTCCTATGGGTCTCGGCGTTTTTGATCGTTTTTCCGGCGACTTCGATGGCGGCTGATAAATTCCCGACGATGACGGACCTCAGCCAAGTGGATGCGGACTTCGCCTTTCAAGGGGAGTACACCGGAACCATCACCACGGGGCCTTCGCAATGGGAGTCGGTGGGGCTGCAGGTCGTTGCTCTGAGCGACGGACAGTTCTCCGCTACGTTGTTTTCCGGCGGGTTGCCTGGCGCTGGCTGGGACCGTCGCGAACATCCCAAATACACCGGCGGTCTGGAAGGCAATCAGGTCGTCTTCTCGTCTTATCCCACGCGGATCGCCGTCAACGGCAGTCAGGCGGTGATCAGCGACGACCGCTATCCCTCCTTCGAGCAAGGGCAACTGACCAAGACATACCGCAGCAGCCCCACGATGGGTGCGCCCGCTCCGTATAACGCCACGGTCCTGTTTGACGGCACAAATACTGACCGTTTCGAGGGGGGCCGGATGACGGATGACGGCTTGCTGATCGAAGGGACGCAACTGAAGGACCGCTATAAGAATTTCAAACTGCATGCGGAGTTTCGCTTACCCTATATGCCAGCCGCGCGGGATCAAGCACGGGCCAATAGCGGTCTTTACCTCCAAAGTCGTTACGAAGTTCAGATTCTCGACTCGTTTGGACTCGATCCGGTCTACAACAATTGCGGCGCGCTGTATAAACAGCGTCCGGCTGATTTGAGCATGTGCCTGCCTCCGCTGACTTGGCAGACGTATGACATTGATTTCGCCGCTCCCAAGTTTGACGCCCACGGTAAAAAGATTCAAAACGCGCGGATCACCGTCCGACTCAACGGCGTGCCGGTGCATAACGATGTCGAGATCCTCGCCAAGACCGGAGCCGGGAAACCGGAAGGACCGGAACCGTTGCCGATCAAAATTCAGGATCACAGCAACCCGGTTCGCTTTCGCAATATCTGGGTCGTCGATTACGGCAATAATTCTCCGCCGCGGACCCAACCCAGCGAGAAATGGTATTTGGACGCGTGTGATTGTTGGGTTACGATTTGTGAATAA